One segment of Theobroma cacao cultivar B97-61/B2 chromosome 9, Criollo_cocoa_genome_V2, whole genome shotgun sequence DNA contains the following:
- the LOC18590323 gene encoding transmembrane 9 superfamily member 5, with protein sequence MLSLKFGILWLADPVVHKKESLGEVLSGDRLTSALYKLNFRENRIAETLCHKKLEGDDVATFRDAVINDFYFQMYYDDLPFWGFVGKIEEDSWTLEENTPKYFLFKHVQFDVLYNGNQVIEIRAFSDPDQVVDITEDVGIDVKFTYSVTWNATSAAFETRMDRYSRASSLPILQQIHWFSFINSIVIIMLLMGLLTLLFMRRLKNDLRKCSTGDEEEEDKEVGWKYIHGDVFRCPQNLSLFCAVLGTGTQLLTLVCCLFVLVCFGVLYPYNRGTLGTALVTLYSVTSVVAGYTAASFHCQFAETGWERSVLLAGILYAGPFFVIVSILNVVAVSYGVTAALPSGTIMAIILIYAFLTIPLLALGGVLGYLFRSEFYAPCATKRYPREIPPLEWYRKTPFQMFLGGFLSFSAIVLELQHLYASLWGYKICTLPSILFLTFIILILLTTMLSVGLTYIQLSVEDHEWWWRSVLCGGSTAMFMLAYSIYFYLRSSMSGLLQLSFVIGYNGCMCYAFFLMLGTIGFCASLMFVRYIYRAVKSE encoded by the exons ATGTTATCACTTAAAT TTGGCATTTTATGGCTTGCAGATCCTGTAGTACACAAGAAGGAGTCCCTTGGGGAAGTTCTGAGTGGTGATCGTTTGACCAGTGCTTTATATAAGTTGAACTTCCGGGAGAACAGAATTGCGGAGACATTGTGTCACAAGAAGCTTGAAGGAGATGATGTTGCAACATTCAGAGATGCTgtaattaatgatttttacTTCCAGATGTACTATGATGATCTTCCATTTTGGGGTTttgttgggaaaattgagGAAGACAGTTGGACACTTGAGGAGAACACACCCAagtattttctatttaaacaTGTGCAGTTTGATGTACTTTATAATGGCAACCAAGTGATAGAAATACGTGCATTTAGTGACCCAGATCAGGTCGTTGATATAACAGAAGATGTTGGAATTGATGTTAAGTTTACTTATTCAGTCACCTGGAATGCAACCTCAGCTGCTTTTGAGACCAGAATGGATAGATATTCAAGAGCTTCATCCCTTCCAATCCTCCAGCAGATTCATTGGTTCTCATTCATCAACTCCATTGTCATTATTATGCTATTGATGGGGTTGCTTACCTTGCTTTTCATGCGGCGTCTGAAGAATGACTTGAGAAA GTGTTCAACtggagatgaagaagaagaagacaaggaGGTTGGTTGGAAATATATTCATGGTGATGTATTTAGATGTCCGCAAAACCTGTCCTTGTTTTGTGCTGTCTTGGGCACGGGTACTCAACTGCTGACCTT AGTTTGCTGCTTATTTGTGCTAGTATGTTTTGGTGTCCTCTATCCTTACAATCGTGGAACACTAGGCACTGCGCTTGTCACTTTATATTCTGTGACATCTGTAGTTGCTGGGTACACTGCAGCTTCTTTTCACTGTCAGTTTGCTGAAACTGGATGG GAAAGGAGTGTTCTACTGGCTGGAATCCTGTATGCAGGTCCCTTTTTTGTGATAGTTTCCATCCTTAATGTGGTTGCTGTGTCTTACGGGGTCACAGCTGCACTCCCTTCTGGCACCATCATGGCTATTATTCTCATATATGCCTTTCTCACCATTCCGTTGCTTGCCTTGGGAGGGGTGCTTGGGTACCTCTTTAGGTCTGAATTTTATGCACCTTGTGCTACAAAAAGATACCCAAGAGAGATTCCTCCATTGGAGTGGTACCGAAAAACTCCTTTTCAAATGTTTCTTGGGGGTTTCTTATCATTTAGTGCAATTGTCCTTGAGTTACAACACTTATATGCGAGCCTGTGGGGATACAAGATATGCACTCTTCCCAGCATTTTGTTTCTCACGTTCATCATCCTCATCCTCCTCACCACAATGTTAAGTGTTGGTTTGACATACATTCAGCTGTCTGTGGAAGATCATGAATGGTGGTGGAG ATCTGTGCTGTGTGGGGGGTCGACTGCTATGTTTATGCTTGCTTATTCGATCTACTTCTACCTGAGGTCAAGTATGAGTGGCTTATTGCAGCTATCATTCGTTATCGGCTATAATGGTTGCATGTGCTATGCATTCTTCTTGATGCTTGGCACAATAGGCTTCTGTGCCTCCCTGATGTTTGTTCGCTACATTTACCGTGCTGTTAAGAGCGAATGA
- the LOC18590322 gene encoding cell division protein FtsZ homolog 2-1, chloroplastic isoform X2: protein MAACLSPCFVPFDSRASVGVFALSRKYSLKERWINGASFLKGFSKRGSLGACQRQRDFPSFTKFKCSVNSNNASPNHSKASFLDLHPEVSMLSGEENDALSNLRNENYSKNITKSLSEPSSPSNYSEAKIKVVGVGGGGSNAVNRMIESSMKGVEFLIVNTDAQAMKMSPVLPKNRLQIGKGLTRGLGAGGNPETGMNAASESRAAIEDAVHGADMVFVTAGMGGGTGTGGAPVIAGIAKSKGILTVGIVTTPFSFEGRKRAIQAQEGIATLRENVDTLIVVPNDKLLTAVSQSTPVTEAFNLADDILWQGVRGISDIITVPGLVNVDFADVHAIMKDTGSSLMGIGTATGKSRARDAALNAIQSPLLDIGIERATGIVWNITGGTDLTLFEVNAAAEVIYDLVDPNANLIFGAVIDPSLSGQVSITLIATGFKHQEDSEGSSACAC, encoded by the exons ATGGCAGCTTGTTTGTCTCCTTGTTTTGTACCATTTGACTCTCGAGCATCTGTTGGAGTGTTCGCCTTATCCAGAAAATATAGTTTGAAGGAGAGGTGGATTAATGGAGCTAGTTTCTTGAAGGGTTTTAGCAAGAGGGGTTCATTGGGTGCTTGCCAAAGGCAAAGAGATTTTCCAAGTTTCACAAAGTTTAAATGTTCTGTTAACTCTAATAATGCTAGCCCAAATCATAGTAAAGCATCTTTTCTGGATTTACACCCTGAAGTTTCAATGCTTAGTGGTGAAGAAAATGATGCACTTTCTAACCtgagaaatgaaaattattCTAAGAACATCACCAAGAGCTTGAGTGAACCCTCCAGCCCAAGTAACTATAGTGAAGCTAAGATCAAAGTTGTTGGTGTTGGGGGTGGTGGGTCTAATGCCGTTAACAGAATGATTGAGAGCTCAATGAAAGGCGTGGAGTTTTTGATAGTTAACACAGATGCTCAAGCCATGAAGATGTCTCCTGTGTTGCCAAAGAACCGTTTACAAATTGGCAAGGGGCTGACTAGGGGTCTCGGTGCTGGTGGGAACCCAGAAACTGGCATGAATGCTGCCAGCGAAAGCAGAGCAGCAATTGAGGATGCAGTTCATGGTGCAGACATGGTATTTGTGACG GCTGGAATGGGTGGAGGAACTGGCACTGGTGGGGCTCCAGTAATTGCAGGCATAGCAAAGTCAAAGGGAATCTTGACTGTTGGTATTGTTACAACACCCTTCTCTTTTGAGGGACGGAAGCGGGCAATTCAAGCTCAGGAGGGAATTGCAACCCTACGTGAAAATGTTGACACACTTATTGTTGTTCCAAATGACAAGTTACTGACTGCAGTTTCACAGTCCACCCCAGTAACAGAAGCATTTAATTTGGCAGATGATATACTTTGGCAAGGTGTTCGTGGTATCTCTGATATAATTACG GTGCCAGGTTTAGTTAATGTTGACTTTGCTGATGTGCATGCTATTATGAAAGATACAGGGTCTTCTCTAATGGGGATAGGAACTGCAACTG GCAAGAGCAGGGCAAGAGATGCTGCATTGAATGCCATCCAGTCACCTTTGCTAGACATTGGGATTGAAAGAGCTACTGGTATCGTGTGGAATATAACTGGCGGAACTGATTTAACTTTATTTGAG GTGAATGCTGCAGCGGAGGTTATTTACGACCTTGTAGATCCAAATGCAAACTTAATATTTGGAGCGGTCATAGATCCATCACTAAGTGGCCAA GTCAGCATAACTCTGATTGCCACTGGATTCAAGCACCAAGAAGATAGTGAAG GGAGCTCAGCTTGTGCCTGCTGA
- the LOC18590324 gene encoding F-box/LRR-repeat protein At1g67190, whose translation MEHLPVEVIGNILSRLGGARDVVIASATCQKWRDTCRKHLHTLEFNSGDWPVYRDITPRRLEILITQTIFQTTGLQGLSILMDDVDEFSASIVIAWLMYTRETLRRLSYNVRTSPNVNILEICGRQKLEKLVLAHNSITGVEPNFQRFPCLKSLSLSHVSISALDLSLLLTACPKLESLELVNPEIAMSDAQVTVELSSPTLKSIYVEEISLDKFMLEADSIERLHLRDCALELFELIGKGTLKHFKIDDVSVIHLDIGETVDNLEIVDVSNFTIIWPKFYQMISRSSKLRKLRLWDVAFDDEDEVVDLETIAFCFPQLNHLSLSYELRDGVMHYGVQGFSNLENVRVLELGWTVINDHFSYWVEELLKRCPNLKKMIIFGVVSEAKSREECQILASFTSSIVQLMRKYMHVEVEFEYE comes from the coding sequence ATGGAGCATCTACCTGTTGAAGTCATTGGAAACATTTTATCTCGGCTTGGAGGTGCCCGAGATGTGGTGATAGCCTCTGCAACATGTCAAAAATGGCGAGACACATGTCGGAAACACCTTCACACCCTAGaatttaattctggtgattggCCTGTTTATCGTGATATTACACCTAGACGATTAGAGATCCTGATTACTCAAACAATATTCCAAACTACCGGATTGCAAGGCCTATCAATTTTGATGGATGATGTTGATGAGTTCTCAGCTTCAATTGTTATTGCTTGGCTCATGTATACTAGGGAAACCTTGCGTCGGTTGTCTTATAATGTCCGGACCAGCCCAAATGTTAACATTCTTGAAATTTGTGGGAGGCAGAAGCTGGAAAAGCTGGTACTAGCCCACAATTCTATAACAGGGGTTGAACCTAATTTTCAGAGATTCCCTTGTTTGAAGTCCCTCTCTTTGAGTCATGTTAGTATTTCAGCTTTGGATTTGAGCCTTTTGCTCACTGCATGTCCAAAGCTTGAGAGCTTGGAACTTGTCAATCCAGAGATAGCAATGTCAGATGCACAGGTGACAGTGGAACTGAGCAGCCCAACATTGAAGAGTATTTATGTTGAAGAAATTAGTTTGGATAAATTTATGCTGGAGGCTGATAGTATTGAGCGTTTGCACTTGAGGGATTGTGCCCTTGAACTTTTTGAACTGATTGGGAAAGGTACTTTGAAACATTTCAAGATTGATGATGTTAGTGTGATACATCTTGACATTGGTGAGACTGTTGATAATCTTGAGATTGTTGATGTCAGCAACTTCACAATCATCTGGCCAAAATTCTACCAGATGATTTCAAGATCCTCGAAATTGAGGAAGCTTCGGCTTTGGGACGTGGCCtttgatgatgaagatgaggTTGTGGATTTGGAAACAAttgctttttgttttcctCAGCTGAACCATCTTTCATTAAGTTATGAATTGAGAGATGGTGTCATGCACTATGGTGTCCAAGGATTTTCTAATTTGGAGAATGTGAGGGTACTGGAGCTTGGATGGACAGTAATTAATGATCACTTCTCATATTGGGTTGAGGAGCTGCTAAAACGATGCccaaatcttaaaaaaatgattatttttggGGTTGTTTCAGAAGCCAAATCACGTGAAGAATGCCAGATATTGGCCAGTTTCACCTCATCCATTGTTCAGCTTATGAGGAAATATATGCATGTAGAGGTGGAGTTTGAATATGAGTAA
- the LOC18590322 gene encoding cell division protein FtsZ homolog 2-1, chloroplastic isoform X1 yields the protein MAACLSPCFVPFDSRASVGVFALSRKYSLKERWINGASFLKGFSKRGSLGACQRQRDFPSFTKFKCSVNSNNASPNHSKASFLDLHPEVSMLSGEENDALSNLRNENYSKNITKSLSEPSSPSNYSEAKIKVVGVGGGGSNAVNRMIESSMKGVEFLIVNTDAQAMKMSPVLPKNRLQIGKGLTRGLGAGGNPETGMNAASESRAAIEDAVHGADMVFVTAGMGGGTGTGGAPVIAGIAKSKGILTVGIVTTPFSFEGRKRAIQAQEGIATLRENVDTLIVVPNDKLLTAVSQSTPVTEAFNLADDILWQGVRGISDIITVPGLVNVDFADVHAIMKDTGSSLMGIGTATGKSRARDAALNAIQSPLLDIGIERATGIVWNITGGTDLTLFEVNAAAEVIYDLVDPNANLIFGAVIDPSLSGQVSITLIATGFKHQEDSEGKGAQLVPAEVSIGFNRRTPDTDDGLPEIPEFLRKKGRSRFPLL from the exons ATGGCAGCTTGTTTGTCTCCTTGTTTTGTACCATTTGACTCTCGAGCATCTGTTGGAGTGTTCGCCTTATCCAGAAAATATAGTTTGAAGGAGAGGTGGATTAATGGAGCTAGTTTCTTGAAGGGTTTTAGCAAGAGGGGTTCATTGGGTGCTTGCCAAAGGCAAAGAGATTTTCCAAGTTTCACAAAGTTTAAATGTTCTGTTAACTCTAATAATGCTAGCCCAAATCATAGTAAAGCATCTTTTCTGGATTTACACCCTGAAGTTTCAATGCTTAGTGGTGAAGAAAATGATGCACTTTCTAACCtgagaaatgaaaattattCTAAGAACATCACCAAGAGCTTGAGTGAACCCTCCAGCCCAAGTAACTATAGTGAAGCTAAGATCAAAGTTGTTGGTGTTGGGGGTGGTGGGTCTAATGCCGTTAACAGAATGATTGAGAGCTCAATGAAAGGCGTGGAGTTTTTGATAGTTAACACAGATGCTCAAGCCATGAAGATGTCTCCTGTGTTGCCAAAGAACCGTTTACAAATTGGCAAGGGGCTGACTAGGGGTCTCGGTGCTGGTGGGAACCCAGAAACTGGCATGAATGCTGCCAGCGAAAGCAGAGCAGCAATTGAGGATGCAGTTCATGGTGCAGACATGGTATTTGTGACG GCTGGAATGGGTGGAGGAACTGGCACTGGTGGGGCTCCAGTAATTGCAGGCATAGCAAAGTCAAAGGGAATCTTGACTGTTGGTATTGTTACAACACCCTTCTCTTTTGAGGGACGGAAGCGGGCAATTCAAGCTCAGGAGGGAATTGCAACCCTACGTGAAAATGTTGACACACTTATTGTTGTTCCAAATGACAAGTTACTGACTGCAGTTTCACAGTCCACCCCAGTAACAGAAGCATTTAATTTGGCAGATGATATACTTTGGCAAGGTGTTCGTGGTATCTCTGATATAATTACG GTGCCAGGTTTAGTTAATGTTGACTTTGCTGATGTGCATGCTATTATGAAAGATACAGGGTCTTCTCTAATGGGGATAGGAACTGCAACTG GCAAGAGCAGGGCAAGAGATGCTGCATTGAATGCCATCCAGTCACCTTTGCTAGACATTGGGATTGAAAGAGCTACTGGTATCGTGTGGAATATAACTGGCGGAACTGATTTAACTTTATTTGAG GTGAATGCTGCAGCGGAGGTTATTTACGACCTTGTAGATCCAAATGCAAACTTAATATTTGGAGCGGTCATAGATCCATCACTAAGTGGCCAA GTCAGCATAACTCTGATTGCCACTGGATTCAAGCACCAAGAAGATAGTGAAGGCAAG GGAGCTCAGCTTGTGCCTGCTGAAGTTTCCATCGGTTTCAACAGACGTACTCCTGATACAGATGATGGTTTGCCAGAGATTCCCGAGTTCCTAAGGAAGAAAGGCCGTTCACGATTTCCTCTACTctga
- the LOC18590321 gene encoding uncharacterized protein LOC18590321, translating into MQQDLPTRNNMTTPDQNFASKPVVAPRVPTLSFMSNDKPSFGHDQDQVKSLHDKSCKGGYKVEDGCNKGSSSVLVPRGHASDGNDAVEALQKDSGRERLKRHREEVAGTVLIPDKWGKEELLKDWIDYPSFDSLLAPNGLASARKALMMEGRRNGSQRLRIESMC; encoded by the coding sequence atgcagcAAGATTTGCCCACCCGCAACAACATGACTACTCCCGACCAGAATTTTGCTTCCAAACCCGTCGTCGCCCCGCGGGTTCCTACCTTGTCCTTCATGTCCAACGATAAGCCTAGTTTCGGACATGATCAAGATCAAGTCAAGTCGTTGCATGACAAGTCTTGCAAGGGTGGATACAAAGTGGAAGATGGTTGCAATAAAGGGTCATCATCAGTTTTGGTTCCTAGAGGGCATGCCAGCGATGGAAATGATGCTGTTGAAGCCTTGCAAAAGGATTCCGGACGTGAAAGGCTTAAAAGACACCGAGAAGAGGTAGCAGGTACGGTTCTGATACCAGATAAATGGGGTAAGGAGGAGTTGCTCAAGGATTGGATTGATTATCCTTCCTTTGATTCGTTGTTAGCTCCCAATGGACTTGCTTCAGCTCGTAAAGCGCTTATGATGGAAGGAAGGAGGAATGGTTCTCAAAGATTGAGGATAGAAAGTATGTGTTGA